TCTAGATATACCAGCATTTATCTCTTAACAAATAAAGCCCAAgtgttttcaatttttaaacAATATAAGTCTTTCATGAAAAAGCAACttggttattttttaaaagctCTTCAAACTAACAATGGTAAGGAATATTTATCCAATGCTTTTTCAGAGTATCTAAGAGAGGAATGTATCGAACACAGATTATTATGTCCATATACCCCACAAAAAATGGTTTTGCTGAGCAAAAGCATAAACACATTGCGGAAACTGGCCTAACTCTCTTAGCTGCTACTTCTTTACCGTTGTATTTTTGGAGTGAAGCTTTCTCTACTGCTGTGTACTTAATAAATAGAATGCCTTCTTATGTCATCTCACATAAATCTccatttgaaattatttttcatcATGTTCTAGACTATAGTTTTCTTCGAGTATTTAGTTGCTTGTGGTTTCCTAACTTGAGACCTTATAATCAATATAAATTGGAATTACGATCACAACCGTATATTTTTGTTGGATATTCTAGTACTAAAAAGGATACAAATGTATGACCTCCACTAGCAAAATTATTATTCCAAAAATGTTGTGTTTCACGAGGAAAAATTTCCTTCccatagtttttttttattgctAACAATTCTAGTTGTGATAGTACTACTGCTACATGCATTACTACTGAGATGCTTCCAATTATTGCCACTTTTCCACCCTCTCAATTGAATCCTTTCCCTATCTCTACAACAACCCAATCAGACCTCATAGTAGGCCCATCTACTTCTATTTCTATTTCTTCAAGTGCTTCAATGAGTCATCAAGACATTAATACAGTACCTAACAAAAATTCTCATATTCCTTTTTAACTTTCGACTAACCCAATCCCTATCTCAACAATTGAGGATGCTTTGGACTTTGATAACACTACCTTACCCTTCAATCACATTGTCCCTAATAATATTCATCCAATACAGACTAGATACAAGACAACAAGTACAAAACCAAGAGTGCTACATGCTAACATCGATACTCATGACAATTCTGTTATACCACATCTTCCAAAATCGGTCACAGATGCTCTTCAATTCACTCACTGAAAGGAAGCTATGCTGGCAGAATAAAGAGCATTAGTTCATCACAAGACTTGGAGTTTGGTAGAACTTCCACTAAATGAAAGGTAGTTAGTTGCAAATGGATATTTACCTTGAAGAAAAATGCTCAGGGACAGTGTTCTGAAGGTCACCTGAAATGTTGAGGTCGATCTCGAGCGAGATCTTTTGGTTTGGTTGAGTctgtcgtgtccgacttgtggagCTTGAAGTGCCGCTGGTCCTCGATTACCGaggggtggtggtacctgcaagaaaCTTCGATGCTTAAGTCCGTACAGACTTTAGGCAGGGTTTTAATAGAATTGGAATATGAGTTATAGTTGGGTGCTCCAATATATTTATAGTGGTGTTTAACGACCTTCTTTGAGATAGGAtcgttatcttatcttatcttttgtgggtgaaaccataTCTTTTGCCAGCCGCTTCCTAGTAGGCGGTGGATCTTCATTTTGGGCCTCTTTAGAAGTCTTCCGAGCTCTTTATAAAGAGATCAGTAGTGGGCCAACCTTTCATGAGGTCGATCCTTTTGTCTTCGGCTCATCCGACCCGGTAGCTTGGACCAGGATATGAATATTGCCCCTCCTTGAGTTTTGTCCTCTTCATGGGATCATGCTCGTTCTGAGCTTCGATCTCTTTTATGAGGTCGTACTCAAGCATCTTCCTATTGGATCGCGTCCGATGTGCTTTTATTCTTCCTGGGTGAACTATGCGTCTTTAATGCTTTCAAAACGCGAAGTGTTTTTTCTTTACCTTTAAATGTTGCGTCATCCTCGAGTGCGCTAGTTTTTTGGGTTCATGCGAGTGCTTTTAAAGCCTTTTAATTGGGCTTTTACTCTTTGCCGTTTCGCTTTCCCTCTTTGCATTTTGTTCAAAATCTTAGCTTCCTTTCCATTGCATTTCCTTCGTCTGCTTCATTTCGTTTTTTGGAGAAAGcttttctctctctcattctcttttattctttggTTTTTCCCCAAGTTTTTCCTTCCCTTCGAAGCTTCGAGGCGCTTATTGATGTGGATCGTTCGTGAAATTTGCCGCTCGTTCGTCATCatttctgcttcttcttctcaggttgatacttgcttTCAGTATTTTGGGTTTTTCTTAGTTTGATGGTAGTTGTgatccttttttctttttgtgtttGCTTCTAGTGGTGCTGCATGTTTTTGTTTCCCCTAaagtttttatcttttatcttgcTGTTGTTGAAAAGGCTAGGGCTAGGATTTTCGATTTTCTTTATGTACTtatgttgcctccaaagggtgtcTCTGGGTTGTGGTGGTAATTTTGTTTTTGTGAACCTTGAGGCGCCCTTTGCTATTTTGCTATCTTGTTGCTATTTGCTGGttgtttcttcatttttctattttggccgagttgtttggtaaagtatagtttctaaaccaaacaataatcctttcatacaaaaagttgtttgtcactaatacaaacccctaaaatttataaaccgaagtatttagacctcgggtcgttctccctaggaattgtaatgaagtgtcttgttattggttatgagttattttgggattttggataagaggcatgaaagtaaatggtaatggaaataaactaacaactaacaaagctcttggcaagatgtgagaactagaaatcctatcctagttacctttctcaattgtgatgagaattgtttattgctaccacttagttaacctctacctatggaggaaagtcaagtggatgaatcaatgtgattcctcaagtcctaatcaactcctaaaggaaagactagctttagaggcattcaaatcaattagcaacttctaattatcaaccaacaaaagaattagataactcaagagtcactaattactctacctaggccaagaggaacaaaacctacactagaatccaaacaagcattttatcaaacacttggtaggcataaaaggaaaacatagtaaatcaacaacaagaacaaaatcaagcaacaattattgaaaggaattaacaacgcaaatcaaaaggaacacaattattatgatttacctttattgaattgaaagagaaagaaaggaacaaaagtggatctacaacaaagtctaagaacaacataaaggaaattacaacaaaagaatagaagaagatgaatgcaACAACAAGGGATTAagaggatagaagtagaagaaagcaaagattaaaacctagatctaagaactaaacctaatcctaattctagagagaagagaaagcttctctctctaaaactctaaaactAATCCTAAAACTATTTTAATTGATCAATTGTatgccttccccttaatccttcatccttatATTCCTTTCCCTTGGCCATTGGCGCCaaaaaaatgggttcagaaaccctctcaaatcgccaggcacgtgttgcattagtggggtcatgtgccgtcatcgacgcgtgcgcgcacggtgtgcgtgcgcgtcgatgaCTTGTtttgcaatgtgcgcgcgagcgccttgtgcgcgtgcgcgtgcatggcttAGATCAAtcctttggctttttgtgcttctctccacttgcatgcttccttccttgcctcctttgatccatgcctagcctattccaatcctggaattactagcaaacatatcagggcatcttatggaatcaaagagaaactagaatttatcaaaataaggcttaaaaagcatgtttttacacttgggcacaaatatgggagagataacaaaatcatgctaattcataggccAAATGTGACAAAAAGTTATCAAAataccctaaattcaatacaaaataaaccgtcaaattggggtttgtcatgTAGTTTCTATGTCTCGTAGGATACTGTTGAAATGTCCACAAAGATTCCTCCTGATATGGTTGACTAGTTAGATTCTATAGTATTAGGATGTGTTACTGTAGCAGATTGGGAGTACTGTGAAAAGTTTAAGATATCATAAGATTTGTGGGAATAGGGAGGATGAGAAGGACTATGAGTTGGTATCACCCGACCCTGAGGAGAGTGTCAAGTTTCCTCCTTTAAGTCAGGCAGAGCGTCCGTTCTTTTATGCGTACAATTGCTTTTTTACCAAGTTAGGCattacccttccttttactGAGTTTGAGACCGACATCCTCTAGAACTGTAATCTTGCCCTTACTCAGCTTCATCCCAACTCTTGGGATTTCATGAAAGTTTTTCAGTTGCTGTGTCAGGAGTTGGGTGTCCGACCTTccctttgtctttttctttacttgtttgtgCTGACTAAGCTGGGGGCGGCCGAGAAGAAGACTTCTTGGATCTCCTTTCGGGCTACCCAGGGTAAAAAGGTGTTCTCCATTTTTTATGACTCTTtccacaattttaaaaatttctacTTTAAGGTTCGGGCTGTGCATGATGTTcacccttttttctggatgagaaTAAGGAACCAACTTTTCTCCTTTGGTGGCAAGAGAACCCTGTAGTTCTTAAGTATTTGTTAGAGAGTCTTGATGAGGTAGAGAGGGCCTTTGTGGGTGTTTTGGAGGAGCATTGGGGGGAGTCTCCTCATTTGGATACGAAGAAGCTTTTAGGGGATCCTGCTCTTCTCCGTTCCAAACTAGGTAGTGTCCGACTTCCTAAATTTTTACTGCCTTTGTTTGTCATCATCCACTATGTAACTATTTATGTGGTATTCTTTTTCAGAGATGGCCTCAGGCTCTGATTCGATAAAGGTCCTTCGCAAGACCAAGAAGATGATGGCTGCCTAGAACCTGCAAAGAAAGACGTCGGAGGAGGGTTCTTCCCAGGTCCCGCCGAAGAAGCCGGACTCTGGTCCTCATGGTCCGAGGAAGATTATCCTGACTCCTCAAGTTCATATGGCCTCTTCTGTTCTGCCTCTTGCAACCTCTGGTACTGCTTACTGCCCTTCTTCGTCTGGGCCCTCTCCCAAGAGGCAAAGAACTGCTGGTGCTTATGACCTTAACGATAAGGATTTTGATGGCGTGGCCTTTGTTGTGGAGCATATCGCTCCGTATGGTTTTGTTCTGACCGACGACGTATCCATCCTCAAGCACCTCGATTTTATATCCAACAACAGTATCCGGATGGCCAATCTTAGTGCCGCATTGTCGAGGGAGTTCAAAAAATCCCCTATCAATGCTACCAACGCCTTCCTTGGGAGTGCTAAAGCTGACTATAAGAGGGTAGAGGGACTGAGGCTTGAGCTGGAGGCAAAAAATGTTGGGCTGGAGCTTTCTttagagaaggagaaggagaaggctCGGCCTACTGCCGCGGAGGTGGCTGCTAACTTGGCAGAGGAGATGGCGAAGAAGGCCAAGGAGAGCTATACCCGGACTTATGGTGAACTTCTTGAGGTTAAGGAGAAACTCCAGTATTCCTATGATGATTATGCCGAGCTACAGGGTCACATAGTGAATGGCATGATCGCCCTGTACAAGAATTTGAAAGTCCAAGTCCGGGTTTTTGCTCTTGATGCCGATCTCACTTTATTTAGCATGGACAACATTGTTGAGGATGGTAAGATTGTGTCGGCCCCTGATGACGATGAGACTTCTGCTCCTGACTCGAAGGCCAAGGCTTCTGTGGCCCCTTCTGCTGAAGCTACCCGGCCCGAGGCTGACCCCGACGTGGAGATCCTGAATGGTCCAGATGGTATAGTCGGGGCCGTTCCTATTTTGGTTATTCTTCCAGCTCCTCAGGATGCGACGACGGCAGCGAAATTGGATCCCTTATGACCTCTTTTTATTGCTCTTTTGATTATGTGTTGATGCAGTCTGGCCTGTGGATCTTTGAACTCTTTTTATTGTaatattttggtttattttctgACACCTATGGTTGCTTCTTAGCAACCTTTTAGTCTTTAGTTAAAACACTTTTCACCCTTGGGTTGCTGTTAAGTAACATTTGGGGTTTAATGCTTAACGTTTTGTGAAACTTCTTATTTTGATTGTTTTTGGTAGTGTAGTGGCTGTTTCCAGGGCAGTGTTCTTGACGAATCCTTACCTTTGGGTCGCCGTGCTTGAGCCTTTCTGGCCAGCACCCTTCTGATAACCTTGAGGTGGTATTCTGTCGTGAACTTCCACCTTTTGTTTTACTGGCCTTCATTTCTTTTAGTTGTATTGACGGCCTTTGCCGGGTTatctttactctgctttggcaAGTTTGTCCTTGTAGTTTTAGCGTCGGTGCTTCGGACCCTTAGTCAGATTCCAATACTTTTTAGGTAGCATTCTGTTCTGAACTTTTACCTTTTAGTTGTTCTTTGGATGACTTTTGAGCTTGGTCTGGGTTCGTGATTGCCTTTGCTTTTTGAGTAGTGTCCCTTTCAAACTTCTACCTTTTAGCTTAGCAACTTTAGCGCTAGGTTTTTCAACCTTTTCTGACCTTCGCATGGTTAGGAAAGCGTTGTTCCTTTTTAGTGATCCTTTGACTGGTCTGACTTCTCTGTCGGGCCTTCTCAAGTTATTTTTGCAACTCTGTTTTTTATTCGACCTCATCAGGTGGCTTTATACGAGTtgtttttataacttctcacattaatttgtaCCTCGTCacttcaccttgccgacctttCTTGGTCAGGCGATGATTTTTGCGTTTTTTCAAGCATAAATTAATGTGCATtagtaggaaactttttagggaatctcTATTTTTATTAGAATGAAATGCAATAAATCAAAGTAAAAAATGTAAATAAGAGTATATACATGTGTGGTTACCCTGCAAGTCGGGCCACCTTCAGGTCTTAGCCtgacgcctcattaaaaaaccctttaGTGGGAAAAAGAGCACACCTTGGCTCAAGACCTTTCTccagctatagtaccttcttaggttacaggtgTGCCAAGACCTCGGGAGCTCCCGCCTTTGGAGGTCGGCCACCCTATAGTAACATTTTCCTTGTACTTCTGTAATTCGGTATGGTCCTTTCTAGTTagctgctagctttccttctcctgaccGACCTGCTCcaatgtcatttcggattaggatgaggtcattGGTGGCGAAGTTTCGCTGGATTACCTTCCAGTTGTACCTTGATGCCATTCGACGTTTCAGGGCTTCCTCTTTAATCCGCGCTCTTTCTCGAACTTTTGGAAGTTGGTCGAGTTCTTCTTTCTGCTCTTGGGGGTTGAGGtcttcattgtagaagatcACCTTAGGGGATCCTTCATCTACTTCAATGGGgatcattttctcaattttgtAAGTAGGTCACAAGGGGGATTCACCCGTGGTGGAGTGTGATGTTGTCCggtacgcccataggacttgggggagctcttcaACCCAGGCTTCTTTCGCGTCCTGTTGTCGACGTTTTAAACTGGCCAATATGACATTATTTGTGGCCTCCGCTTAttcattggcttgtgggtgttccacTGAAGTGAACTGGTGCTTGATTTTTAGATCAGCTACCAGGTTCTTGAAACCTGTATCAGTGAACTGGGTCCCATTGTCCATGGTGATGGAGTGGGAAAtcccaaaccttgtgacaatgtttctgTACAGGAACTTTTGACTTCTTTGGGAGGTGGCggtggccaatggttctgcttcgatccattttgtgaagtaccATATTCCTAcgatgaggaatttgacttgccATGATCCTTGGGGGAACGGTCCGAGGAGGTCGAGCCCCTATTTTGTGAACGACCAGGGTGAGGTGACGCAAATGAGCTCTTCAGGTGGGGCGATGTGGAAGTTGGCGCGCTTCTGGCATGGGGTAATGTTTTGATGAACTCGGCCGCTTCTTTCTGTAGgttggccagtagaagccgACTCGAAACCGGTCTAATCTTCCCCCACGTACcagcttttctatgacattcttcaAGTCATAGCCTTCGTTAGTTGGGTGCCCGTAGATTTTGTGGTACTAGCAGTACTCGGTCCGACTTCCTCCCCTCTTGTGCTTGATTGGAcagggtggtgggatcttttaTGTGTTGCATATTTCTCTGAATATATTCAATAAAGATACCCGAAGAGGGGTGTGGTTATGGTATTTTCTGAGCTTCTCTGTGGGTTGATCCTCCTTCTTTCTTGGCTCTTTGTCCTTGTCCCGGGAGGGGTAGGAGAATTCGGTCTTCGAGGTTTCTCCCAGTCGGGTGTTTTCCTCCATGTTAATGTATTTCTCGGCCTGTTCTTGTACTTCGTTCAAGGACGTGAGGTGTTTCTTGGATATGGATTGGCTGAAGGGTCCTTTTCGTAGGCcgttgatgagtcccatgataGCTGCTTCTGTTGAGAGATTTTGTATGTCAAGGCATGCTTTattgaatctttccatatagTTCCGGAGGCTCTCCTTTCCCCTTGTTTGATTCCGAGTAGACTTGGAGCATGTTTGGCTGTctttttgaatggagaacctgGATAGAAACTTTTTGGTGAGATCATCGAAGCTGGTGATCGACCTTGGAGGTAGGTTTTCGAACCACTTTATAActgtcttggtgagagtggtcGAGAAGGCTTTGCAGCGAGTTGCGTCCGAGGTATCCGTGAGGTACATTCGACTTATAAAGTTGCTGAGATGGTGGCTTGGATCGGATGTCCCGTCATATAGGGTCATGTCGGGGGCTTTGAAGTCTTTGGGGACTTTTGCCTTCATGATTTCCTCCGTGAATGGGTCCTGTTCCTTATGAGGACTAGCTTCTCGGTTGGATCGAGCAGTCTGGGTTTTGAGGTCGGCTTCAAGTTTCTGAAGTTTTTCTTCTAGCTCTCTGTGCCGTCTTGTTTCTCTTCGCATGTCTCGCTCGGCCTCCTGTTGTCGCTCGGCCTCTCGCTCGAGCTGTTTGAGGCGATCCTGTTGTTCATGGATGGCGTCTAAGATCTCTGTGTTTTAGGGTTGTTTGTCCCCCTTGGAGTGGTGCGCTTCCTTTGGTGAGGTTGGTATGGAATCTGCGTTTTTTGTTGGTGTGCCGTCTTCTAACCCGGAGGTGTAGTGGTTGTTAGGAGGGTTGTTTGTCATGAtgttgggatgacttccaggtcatcggcaacggcgccaatgttccgagggtcaCCTGAAACATTGAGGTCGATCTCGGGCAGTATCTTCTGGTTTGGTTGAGTctgtcgtgtccgacttgttggagcTTGAAGTGCCGCTGGTCCTCGATAACCGaggggtggtggtacctgcaagagactctgatgcttaagtcaGTACAGTCTTTAGGCAGGTTTTTAATAGAATTGAAATATGAGTTATAcatgggtgctctagtgtatttatagtggtgttTAACGACATTCTTTGAGATAGGAtcgttatcttatcttatcttttgtggGTGAGACCATATCTTTTGCCAGCCGCTTCCTAGTAGGCGGTGGTTCTTCATTTTGGGCCTCTTTAGAAGTCTTCCGAGCTCTTTATAAAGAGATAGATAGTGGGCCAACCTTTCGTGAGGTTGGTCCTTTTGTCTTTGGCTCATCCGACCCAGTAGTTCGgaccagggtatgaacagacaGGTTGTGAGACATAAAGCCCGTCTTGTGACAAGAGGTTATATTCAAACTGCTGGGGTTGATTTTGATAAAGTATTCTCACCTGTAACCAAGCCTGTCAC
The genomic region above belongs to Arachis stenosperma cultivar V10309 chromosome 5, arast.V10309.gnm1.PFL2, whole genome shotgun sequence and contains:
- the LOC130981222 gene encoding uncharacterized protein LOC130981222 — translated: MRRETRRHRELEEKLQKLEADLKTQTARSNREASPHKEQDPFTEEIMKAKVPKDFKAPDMTLYDGTSDPSHHLSNFISRMYLTDTSDATRCKAFSTTLTKTVIKWFENLPPRSITSFDDLTKKFLSRFSIQKDSQTCSKSTRNQTRGKESLRNYMERFNKACLDIQNLSTEAAIMGLINGLRKGPFSQSISKKHLTSLNEVQEQAEKYINMEENTRLGETSKTEFSYPSRDKDKEPRKKEDQPTEKLRKYHNHTPLRGLDLLGPFPQGSWQVKFLIVGIWYFTKWIEAEPLATATSQRSQKFLYRNIVTRFGISHSITMDNGTQFTDTGFKNLVADLKIKHQFTSVEHPQANE